Proteins co-encoded in one Bombus pyrosoma isolate SC7728 linkage group LG4, ASM1482585v1, whole genome shotgun sequence genomic window:
- the LOC122566611 gene encoding tyrosine-protein kinase Fer isoform X4, producing the protein MGFSTSLQGQSSHEALLARQDAEIKLLETMRRCLTIKVKSDREYASTISSLTMQGKKIERNEDLVGSLIAQSWRDIMDSIDQTAKLIKQQADSIEAIVVEHIMTLYSERRRARKVYQEEQTWLNNQFQQLTEDVARKKLEYQKNLEMYKLMRSRFEEHYVKSGRVGRKLDEVREKYQKACRKLHLTHNEYVLLLGAVTECEHDLRTCYLPSLLHRQQAIHQEFITSWKTILQDIVKYSDFTTDKFQEIHRRMQKAVDSVKPVEEYRDFIGKHRTRPASPIRFIFDENLVDDTSGKLLPNKLTVDNLTIDWLRNRLTELETSLKATQQSRQNPPYPSENNSDSKISILDYSREREELRLRCQEKRLQRQVDVIRAALNELGCEELPLGYDLSMESSFADSPSISKTFRGISHLTSQKGNGSGDLMEEEWFHGVLPREEVVRLLVTEGDFLVRETTRNDECQIVLSVCWDGHKHFIVQTTPEGHYRFEGPTFPSIQELIRHQWLSGLPVTSRSGAILKTPILRERWELNNDDVILLEKIGRGNFGDVYKAQLKTCKTEVAVKTCKVTLPDEQKRKFLQEGRILKQYDHPNIVKLIGICVQKQPIMIVMELVPGGSLLTYLRKNANTITQQEQLRMCKDAAAGMRYLESKYCIHRDLAARNCLVGYESIVKISDFGMSREEEEYIVSDGMKQIPIKWTAPEALNFGKYTSLCDVWSYGILMWEIFSKGGNPYSGMSNSQAREKIDAGYRMPAPENTPDEIYRLMLRCWEYEPEKRPHFDQIYTVVETLSQAYL; encoded by the exons ATGGGTTTCTCTACGAGTTTACAAGGACAGTCATCACACGAGGCATTACTTGCCCGTCAAGATGCTGAAATTAAGCTTCTAGAAACGATGAGACGGTGTTTAACGATTAAAGTTAAATCAGATCGTGAATATGCTTCGACAATCTCCTCCCTGACTATGCAAGGGAAGAAGATAGAACGTAACGAGGATCTAGTTGGTAGCTTAATAGCGCAG AGCTGGAGAGATATTATGGACTCTATCGATCAGACTGCAAAATTAATCAAGCAGCAGGCAGATTCAATCGAAGCTATAGTAGTTGAACACATTATGACATTATATTCTGAAAGAAGACGAGCTAGGAAAGTGTATCAGGAGGAGCAAACATGGTTGAACAATCAATTTCAACAG TTGACTGAAGATGTTGCCAGGAAAAAGTTGGAATATCAAAAGAATCTAGAAATGTACAAATTGATGAGATCCCGTTTTGAAGAACATTATGTCAAGT CCGGTAGAGTTGGCAGAAAATTGGATGAagtaagagaaaaatatcagaaagCCTGTAGGAAACTTCACCTTACCCACAATGAATACGTATTACTTTTGGGTGCTGTAACAGAGTGTGAACATGACCTAAGAACTTGTTACTTACCCAGTTTGCTTCACCGACAACAGGCGATTCATCAAGAATTTATAACATCATG GAAAACCATACTTCAGGACATAGTGAAATATTCTGATTTTACGACAGATAAATTTCAAGAGATACATCGGCGAATGCAAAAAGCTGTTGATTCTGTAAAGCCTGTAGAAGAGTACAGGGATTTTATAGGGAAGCACAG AACGCGACCAGCGTCGCCGATAAGATTTATTTTCGATGAGAACCTTGTAGATGATACATCAGGAAAATTGTTGCCAAATAAATTAACAGTAGATAATTTGACTATAGATTGGTTAAGAAATAGGCTAACAGAATTGGAAACTTCTTTGAAAGCAACTCAACAGAGTCGACAAAACCCACCATATCCATCAGAGAACAATAGTGATTCTAA AATATCAATTTTGGATTACTCCcgtgaaagagaagaattgCGATTACGCTGTCAAGAAAAGAGACTTCAGCGGCAGGTGGATGTTATTAGAGCTGCCTTAAATGAATTAGGTTGCGAAGAATTACCACTTGGATATGATCTTTCAATGGAAAGCTCTTTCGCTGATTCGCCTTCTATTAGTAAG ACATTCCGTGGGATATCGCATTTAACAAGTCAAAAGGGAAATGGAAGTGGTGATCTTATGGAGGAAGAGTGGTTTCATGGTGTGTTACCAAGAGAAGAAGTTGTGAGATTACTCGTAACTGAAGGAGATTTCTTAGTACGCGAAACAACACGAAATGATGAATGCCAAATAGTTTTATCTGTTTGCTGGGATGGACATAAACATTTCATTGTACAAACTACTCCTGAA gGGCATTACAGATTCGAAGGTCCTACGTTTCCATCGATTCAAGAATTAATCAGGCATCAATGGTTATCCGGATTACCAGTGACTAGTCGATCTGGAGCTATTCTCAAAACACCAATTTTACGTGAACGTTGGGAACTCAATAACGACGATGTAATTCTCCTAGAAAAGATAGGACGG GGTAACTTTGGAGATGTATATAAAGCGCAGTTGAAAACTTGTAAGACTGAAGTGGCTGTAAAAACTTGCAAAGTAACGTTACCGGATGAACAAAAACGTAAATTCTTACAAGAAGGACGAATATTGAAGCAATACGATCATCCCAATATAGTAAAGCTTATAGGAATTTGTGTCCAAAAACAACCTATTATGATTGTTATGGAATTAGTACCTG GTGGTTCCCTGTTAacttatttaagaaaaaatgctAATACTATTACGCAACAAGAACAACTTCGAATGTGTAAAGATGCAGCTGCAGGTATGCGCTATTTGGAATCTAAATATTGTATTCATAGGGACTTGGCTGCTCGAAACTGTCTCGTAG GATATGAATCTATAGTAAAAATATCAGATTTCGGAATGTcacgagaagaagaagagtatATAGTATCAGATGGTATGAAACAAATCCCAATTAAATGGACTGCGCCAGAGGCATTAAATTTTG gtAAATATACGTCGCTTTGTGATGTGTGGAGTTATGGAATCTTAATGTGGGAGATATTTTCTAAAGGTGGAAATCCTTATAGTGGAATGTCTAATTCTCAAGCTCGCGAAAAGATAGATGCAG GTTATCGAATGCCAGCACCAGAAAATACACCcgatgaaatatatcgtttaatgTTACGATGTTGGGAATATGAACCGGAGAAACGTCCTCATTTCGATCAAATATATACCGTCGTTGAGACGCTTTCTCAAgcgtatttataa
- the LOC122566611 gene encoding tyrosine-protein kinase Fer isoform X6 produces MQKAVDSVKPVEEYRDFIGKHRTRPASPIRFIFDENLVDDTSGKLLPNKLTVDNLTIDWLRNRLTELETSLKATQQSRQNPPYPSENNSDSKISILDYSREREELRLRCQEKRLQRQVDVIRAALNELGCEELPLGYDLSMESSFADSPSISKKNTVADIGLFTLRRNQRFMTIFRSPFKSLPIINDTKDGTIRSSSEGPTSKADNTLPVTFRGISHLTSQKGNGSGDLMEEEWFHGVLPREEVVRLLVTEGDFLVRETTRNDECQIVLSVCWDGHKHFIVQTTPEGHYRFEGPTFPSIQELIRHQWLSGLPVTSRSGAILKTPILRERWELNNDDVILLEKIGRGNFGDVYKAQLKTCKTEVAVKTCKVTLPDEQKRKFLQEGRILKQYDHPNIVKLIGICVQKQPIMIVMELVPGGSLLTYLRKNANTITQQEQLRMCKDAAAGMRYLESKYCIHRDLAARNCLVGYESIVKISDFGMSREEEEYIVSDGMKQIPIKWTAPEALNFGKYTSLCDVWSYGILMWEIFSKGGNPYSGMSNSQAREKIDAGYRMPAPENTPDEIYRLMLRCWEYEPEKRPHFDQIYTVVETLSQAYL; encoded by the exons ATGCAAAAAGCTGTTGATTCTGTAAAGCCTGTAGAAGAGTACAGGGATTTTATAGGGAAGCACAG AACGCGACCAGCGTCGCCGATAAGATTTATTTTCGATGAGAACCTTGTAGATGATACATCAGGAAAATTGTTGCCAAATAAATTAACAGTAGATAATTTGACTATAGATTGGTTAAGAAATAGGCTAACAGAATTGGAAACTTCTTTGAAAGCAACTCAACAGAGTCGACAAAACCCACCATATCCATCAGAGAACAATAGTGATTCTAA AATATCAATTTTGGATTACTCCcgtgaaagagaagaattgCGATTACGCTGTCAAGAAAAGAGACTTCAGCGGCAGGTGGATGTTATTAGAGCTGCCTTAAATGAATTAGGTTGCGAAGAATTACCACTTGGATATGATCTTTCAATGGAAAGCTCTTTCGCTGATTCGCCTTCTATTAGTAAG AAAAATACAGTTGCAGATATTGGTCTGTTTACATTACGAAGAAATCAACGATTCATGACAATATTTAGATCTCCCTTCAAATCCTTACCGATAATAAACGACACAAAAGATGGAACGATTAGATCGAGTAGCGAAGGTCCTACCTCAAAAGCAGATAATACTCTACCAGTT ACATTCCGTGGGATATCGCATTTAACAAGTCAAAAGGGAAATGGAAGTGGTGATCTTATGGAGGAAGAGTGGTTTCATGGTGTGTTACCAAGAGAAGAAGTTGTGAGATTACTCGTAACTGAAGGAGATTTCTTAGTACGCGAAACAACACGAAATGATGAATGCCAAATAGTTTTATCTGTTTGCTGGGATGGACATAAACATTTCATTGTACAAACTACTCCTGAA gGGCATTACAGATTCGAAGGTCCTACGTTTCCATCGATTCAAGAATTAATCAGGCATCAATGGTTATCCGGATTACCAGTGACTAGTCGATCTGGAGCTATTCTCAAAACACCAATTTTACGTGAACGTTGGGAACTCAATAACGACGATGTAATTCTCCTAGAAAAGATAGGACGG GGTAACTTTGGAGATGTATATAAAGCGCAGTTGAAAACTTGTAAGACTGAAGTGGCTGTAAAAACTTGCAAAGTAACGTTACCGGATGAACAAAAACGTAAATTCTTACAAGAAGGACGAATATTGAAGCAATACGATCATCCCAATATAGTAAAGCTTATAGGAATTTGTGTCCAAAAACAACCTATTATGATTGTTATGGAATTAGTACCTG GTGGTTCCCTGTTAacttatttaagaaaaaatgctAATACTATTACGCAACAAGAACAACTTCGAATGTGTAAAGATGCAGCTGCAGGTATGCGCTATTTGGAATCTAAATATTGTATTCATAGGGACTTGGCTGCTCGAAACTGTCTCGTAG GATATGAATCTATAGTAAAAATATCAGATTTCGGAATGTcacgagaagaagaagagtatATAGTATCAGATGGTATGAAACAAATCCCAATTAAATGGACTGCGCCAGAGGCATTAAATTTTG gtAAATATACGTCGCTTTGTGATGTGTGGAGTTATGGAATCTTAATGTGGGAGATATTTTCTAAAGGTGGAAATCCTTATAGTGGAATGTCTAATTCTCAAGCTCGCGAAAAGATAGATGCAG GTTATCGAATGCCAGCACCAGAAAATACACCcgatgaaatatatcgtttaatgTTACGATGTTGGGAATATGAACCGGAGAAACGTCCTCATTTCGATCAAATATATACCGTCGTTGAGACGCTTTCTCAAgcgtatttataa